A stretch of the Panicum virgatum strain AP13 chromosome 9N, P.virgatum_v5, whole genome shotgun sequence genome encodes the following:
- the LOC120692411 gene encoding deoxymugineic acid synthase 1-B-like: protein MAAGDAGRRGTRTTTAAVMVPAVALSSGKPMPRVGFGTATATLGQAEGHAGVTDAVLRAIDAGYRHLDTAAVYNAEAALGDAVAQAIRAGTIASRDEVYVTSKLWIADAHPGRVLPALQKTLQNLRMEYVDLYLIHYPVSLRPTEGEAAGSAVVVKKNLVAMDMKGVWEEMEECHRRGLARAIGVSNFACKKLEHLLSFARIPPAANQVEVHPYCRQNKLRELCREKGIQLCAYSPLGATGTPWANTSVMDSPVLKQIAQDRGKTVAQVCIRWVYEQGDCVITKSFNESRMRENLDIFGWELTDDDRRKISDLPESRGNYNFMVHESGPYKTVEELWDGEITAGHCIQTALVSSD, encoded by the exons ATGGCGGCCGGTGATGCCGGCCGACGagggacgaggacgacgaccgCGGCCGTCATGGTGCCAGCGGTGGCGCTGAGCTCCGGCAAGCCGATGCCGCGGGTGGGCTTcggcacggcgacggcgacgctcgGCCAGGCCGAGGGCCACGCCGGCGTGACGGATGCCGTCCTCCGCGCCATCGACGCCGGGTACCGCCACTTGGACACCGCCGCGGTGTACAACGCGGAGGCCGCGCTCGGGGACGCCGTGGCCCAGGCCATCCGCGCGGGGACCATCGCCTCCCGCGACGAGGTCTACGTCACCTCCAAGCTCTGGATCGCCGACGCGCACCCCGGCCGCGTCCTGCCGGCGCTCCAGAAGACACTACA GAATCTGCGGATGGAGTACGTGGACCTGTACCTGATTCACTACCCGGTGAGCCTGCGGCCGACGGAGGGTGAAGCAGCAGGctcggcggtggtggtgaagaaGAACCTGGTGGCGATGGACATGAAGGGGGTGTGGGAGGAGATGGAGGAGTGCCACCGGCGAGGGTTGGCCAGGGCCATCGGCGTCAGCAACTTCGCCTGCAAGAAGCTCGAGCACCTGCTCTCCTTCGCGAGGATCCCTCCGGCAGCTAACCAGGTGGAGGTGCACCCCTACTGCCGCCAGAACAAGCTGAGGGAGTTGTGCAGGGAGAAGGGGATCCAGCTCTGCGCCTACTCGCCCCTGGGCGCCACCGGCACGCCATGGGCCAACACCTCCGTCATGGACAGCCCTGTCCTGAAGCAGATCGCCCAGGACAGGGGCAAAACCGTCGCCCAG GTGTGCATTAGGTGGGTGTACGAGCAGGGTGACTGCGTGATCACCAAGAGCTTCAACGAGAGTAGGATGCGAGAGAACCTCGACATCTTCGGCTGGGAGCTCACCGACGACGACCGCCGGAAGATCAGTGACCTTCCGGAATCCAGGGGGAACTACAATTTCATGGTGCATGAATCCGGGCCGTACAAAACAGTGGAGGAGTTATGGGACGGCGAGATCACTGCCGGCCACTGCATCCAAACGGCGCTTGTTTCGTCTGATTGA